The Aethina tumida isolate Nest 87 chromosome 6, icAetTumi1.1, whole genome shotgun sequence genome has a segment encoding these proteins:
- the LOC109605573 gene encoding sialin: protein MEERVYKSDLSYPIEEKKCLIYRIFGQVPARLVLYLLSWSGFLVSFMMRNDINLAIVAMVADPNIQNHNSTGEYCFVLPESSNVTATIDRSGTLNWSGRVQSYVLASFYWAYIVSQVVGGVATQMLGTKRVFGYAQLATALCSLCIPVASETHFGFVIALRCIQGFASGLTWPAMYALVGHWIPVPERSRFMSSFQGFSIGIGITYPLAGFLIAHLGWRSVFYTTGSIGVAWCVIWYLLAFDSPETHPRISLREQQYIKENTVNTYAASRKQTVPWKAILTSMPAWSIGITTFGRIWVHYVFIIPGPTYMKSILGFSIEKNGLLSGAPFICSYVASVLFCYIADKLATKNLMSLTNIRKLMTMLSQVVPGLLVLLISYLGCDITLVLIVWFIAVTLITASYAGAMANVVDIAPNLAGPVLAFAQTIHMTASFLSPLVAFHILDEKEHMIESWRTVFYLTGFIAITTYVVYQIWGTADVQPWNDTSGPVATAEQEELMNEKRNGAKTNETVA from the exons ATGGAGGAGCGTGTGTACAAAAGTGATTTGTCTTATCCtattgaagaaaaaaagtGCCTCATCTACAGAATATTtg GACAAGTACCTGCCCGTTTGGTTCTTTATCTGTTGTCATGGTCTGGTTTTCTTGTGTCGTTCATGATGAGGAACGACATCAATTTGGCCATTGTGGCAATGGTGGCCGATCCGAACATCCAAAATCACAATTCGACCGGCGAATATTGTTTCGTCCTGCCCGAATCGTCCAACGTCACCGCCACAATT gATCGTAGTGGTACGTTGAACTGGTCCGGACGCGTCCAGAGCTACGTCCTCGCCTCCTTCTACTGGGCCTACATCGTGTCCCAAGTGGTGGGCGGAGTCGCCACCCAAATGCTGGGCACTAAACGCGTTTTCGGCTATGCGCAGCTCGCCACCGCCCTCTGCAGTCTCTGCATTCCTGTGGCCAGCGAGACCCACTTCGGTTTCGTCATCGCCTTGCGTTGCATCCAAGGATTCGCATCG GGATTGACGTGGCCAGCCATGTACGCGCTGGTCGGCCACTGGATCCCGGTGCCGGAACGCAGCCGGTTCATGAGCAGCTTCCAGGGCTTCAGCATCGGCATCGGCATCACCTATCCGCTGGCAGGGTTCCTGATCGCCCACCTGGGCTGGCGGTCCGTCTTTTACACCACCGGATCTATAGGCGTCGCCTGGTGCGTGATCTGGTACCTGTTGGCGTTCGACAGTCCCGAAACCCATCCGAGGATTAGTCTGCGAGAGCAGCAGTACATCAAGGAGAACACGGTCAACACGTACGCCGCCTCCAGGAAGCAGACGGTGCCGTGGAAGGCGATTTTGACCTCGATGCCGGCCTGGTCCATTGGTATCACCACGTTCGGCAGGATCTGGGTGCATTACGTGTTCATCATTCCGGGGCCGACTTACATGAAGAGCATTTTAGGATTTAGCATTGAAAAG AATGGTTTGTTGAGCGGAGCCCCGTTCATCTGCAGCTACGTGGCTTCGGTGCTTTTCTGCTATATCGCCGACAAGCTTGCCACCAAGAACTTAATGTCCTTAACCAACATCAGAAAATTAATGACCATGTTGT CTCAAGTCGTACCAGGGCTACTGGTACTGCTAATCTCCTACTTAGGTTGTGATATAACGTTGGTGCTGATCGTGTGGTTCATCGCCGTAACTCTGATCACAGCCTCTTACGCAGGAGCCATGGCCAATGTTGTGGACATCGCCCCAAATCTTGCCG GTCCCGTGTTGGCCTTCGCCCAAACCATCCACATGACGGCCAGCTTTCTGAGTCCCCTGGTGGCGTTCCACATCCTCGACGAGAAGGAGCACATGATCGAATCCTGGCGGACGGTATTCTATCTGACCGGCTTCATAGCCATCACCACCTACGTCGTGTACCAGATCTGGGGTACGGCCGACGTGCAGCCGTGGAACGACACCTCCGGCCCTGTTGCGACGGCCGAACAGGAGGAGCTGATGAACGAGAAGCGGAACGGTGCCAAAACGAACGAAACGGTCgcctaa